The following proteins come from a genomic window of Anopheles ziemanni chromosome 3, idAnoZiCoDA_A2_x.2, whole genome shotgun sequence:
- the LOC131285850 gene encoding probable peroxisomal acyl-coenzyme A oxidase 1, with protein MLQLFYFITYLLKAWRQARPGQEHVPTDSIDGVIPSLQTVVADQLRLAADHIEQRQKAGATLEEATNQFLVQYRHEMIEKACQTVSPELARVLRSVYSLYADDEALKALRDLLKFTTISESDINRLQAKLEAALAELRQNVIGIVDSFDLPDDVPGLPLGAYDGNVYERLYEEAKKNPLNLEPVKQSFHKYLKPFMKSRL; from the exons ATGcttcaattgttttattttattacataccTGCTTAAGGCGTGGCGACAGGCGCGACCCGGCCAAGAGCACGTACCGACCGATTCGATCGATGGAGTTATACCGTCTCTTCAAACTGTTGTCGCCGA TCAGCTTCGTCTCGCCGCGGACCACATCGAGCAACGTCAGAAGGCTGGTGCTACGCTGGAGGAAGCAACTAATCAGTTCCTTGTGCAGTACCGGCATGAAATGATCGAGAAGGCCTGCCAAACGGTGTCACCCGAGTTGGCCCGCGTGTTGCGTTCGGTGTACTCTCTGTACGCTGACGATGAGGCACTGAAAGCACTCCGGGATCTGCTGAAA TTTACGACGATTTCGGAAAGCGATATTAATCGGTTGCAAGCCAAGCTGGAAGCGGCGTTGGCGGAATTGCGCCAGAATGTTATCGGTATCGTCGATTCGTTTGACCTGCCGGATGACGTTCCGGGATTGCCGCTTGGAGCTTACGATGGAAATGTATACGAGCGATTGTACGAGGAGGCTAAGAAAAATCCCCTGAATCTG GAACCGGTGAAG
- the LOC131289478 gene encoding probable peroxisomal acyl-coenzyme A oxidase 1, whose product MPSNSGTVNKDLQAERDKCTFNNEEFTLWWVGGETKLKEKRFREDFFLNDPELQEKVPLHFLSHKELYEESVRKATVAFRKVRKMQEMGQDGVDNYSALLGGLLGTGILKQGNPLTVHYVMFLPAILGHGTPEQQAEWFGRAWNCEIIGTYAQTELGHGTFLRGLETTATYDEKTKEFVLHSPTLTAYKWWPGGLAHTANYCVVMAQLFSKGKCHGIQPFIVQLRDEESHMPLKGITIGEIGNKLGMNGVNNGFLGFDQVRIPRKNMLMKNAKLLEDGTFVKPPSQALTYGTMMFVRVVICRDMAAYLSKAVTIAIRYSAVRRQSHINPDQPEVQVIDHLTQQYKLFPALAKSIIFKLASDNLWEMYNQVTSELDKGDLERLPELHAIACCLKAITTADAATGVEVCRLACGGHGYMTCSNFYGTYGMVTAACTYEGENTVLLLQTARYLLKAWQQAQRGQELVPTVQYLARFLSSNNRRVDWDDSIGGIIRSLQTVAAGKLRLAAEHIEQRQKAGATQEEATNQTSIELARTADAHCRAFLVQSGHEMIEKACQTASPELARVLRSVYFLYAYDEALKALGDLLRFTTISESDINRLQAKLEATLAELRPNVVGIVDSFDLPDDVLGSPLGAYDGNVYERLYEEAKKSPLNQEPVNQSFHKYLKPFMKSSL is encoded by the exons ATGCCTTCGAACAGTGGAACAGTCAACAAAGACTTGCAGGCGGAGCGAGACAAGTGCACGTTCAACAATGAAGAGTTTACCCTCTGGTGGGTTGGAGGCGAAACAAAGCTGAAAGAGAAACGTTTCCGCG AGGACTTCTTTCTAAATGACCCGGAGCTGCAGGAGAAGGTGCCTCTGCACTTCCTATCCCACAAGGAACTGTACGAGGAGTCGGTGCGGAAGGCAACCGTTGCGTTCCGTAAGGTTCGCAAGATGCAGGAAATGGGACAGGATGGCGTGGACAACTACTC TGCTTTGCTTGGAGGACTGCTCGGGACCGGTATCCTAAAGCAGGGCAACCCACTAACCGTACACTATGTGATGTTCCTGCCAGCAATTCTCGGACATGGAACACCGGAGCAGCAGGCAGAATGGTTTGGACGGGCGTGGAACTGTGAAATCATCGGAACGTACGCACAAACCGAACTCGGTCATGGAACCTTCCTTCGGGGGCTGGAAACAACGGCTACGTATGACGAGAAGACGAAAGAGTTCGTCCTCCATAGTCCGACGCTGACGGCTTACAAATGGTGGCCGGGAGGAT TGGCCCATACCGCCAACTATTGCGTCGTGATGGCCCAACTCTTTTCGAAAGGAAAGTGCCACGGTATTCAACCGTTCATCGTACAGCTGCGCGATGAAGAATCGCATATGCCACTGAAGGGAATCACGATCGGCGAAATTGGCAACAAGCTCGGCATGAACGGTGTCAACAATGGTTTCCTGGGTTTCGATCAGGTTCGCATTCCGCGCAAAAACATGCTGATGAAGAACGCGAAACTGCTGGAGGACGGCACGTTCGTGAAGCCACCATCGCAAGCCCTCACCTACGGTACGATGATGTTCGTACGGGTGGTGATCTGTCGCGATATGGCGGCATACCTTTCGAAGGCCGTCACCATTGCTATACGCTACTCGGCTGTCCGTCGTCAGAGTCACATCAATCCCGA TCAACCGGAAGTTCAAGTAATCGACCATCTAACGCAGCAGTACAAGCTGTTCCCGGCGCTGGCAAAGAGCATCATCTTCAAGCTGGCCTCGGATAATCTGTGGGAAATGTACAACCAGGTTACGTCCGAGCTGGACAAGGGTGATCTTGAGCGTCTACCGGAACTGCACGCTATCGCCTGTTGCCTGAAAGCGATCACCACCGCAGACGCGGCAACGGGCGTGGAGGTGTGTCGATTGGCGTGCGGTGGCCACGGATACATGACGTGCTCGAACTTCTACGGCACTTACGGTATGGTGACGGCAGCCTGCACCTACGAGGGAGAGAACACCGTACTTTTGCTGCAAACCGCCAG atATCTGCTTAAAGCGTGGCAACAGGCGCAACGCGGCCAAGAGCTCGTACCAACGGTTCAGTATCTTGCTCGCTTTTTGAGCAGCAATAATCGGCGCGTGGATTGGGATGATTCGATCGGTGGAATTATACGATCGCTGCAGACTGTTGCTGCCGG TAAGCTTCGGCTGGCCGCGGAACACATCGAGCAACGTCAGAAGGCTGGTGCTACGCAGGAGGAAGCAACTAATCAGACCTCGATCGAGCTAGCACGAACGGCAGACGCCCATTGCCGAGCGTTCCTTGTGCAGTCCGGACATGAAATGATCGAGAAGGCCTGCCAAACGGCTTCACCCGAGTTGGCCCGCGTGTTGCGTTCGGTGTACTTCCTGTACGCTTACGATGAGGCACTAAAAGCACTCGGGGATCTGCTGAGA tttACGACGATTTCGGAAAGCGATATTAATCGGTTGCAAGCCAAGCTGGAAGCGACGTTGGCGGAATTGCGCCCCAATGTAGTCGGTATCGTCGATTCGTTTGACCTTCCGGATGACGTTCTGGGATCGCCGCTTGGAGCTTACGATGGCAACGTATACGAGCGATTGTACGAGGAGGCCAAGAAAAGTCCCCTGAATCAG GAACCGGTGAACCAATCATTCCACAAGTATTTGAAACCATTCATGAAATCCAGCCTTTAA